One Chanodichthys erythropterus isolate Z2021 chromosome 22, ASM2448905v1, whole genome shotgun sequence DNA window includes the following coding sequences:
- the LOC137012199 gene encoding prolyl 4-hydroxylase subunit alpha-1, which produces MQGRGSLSRVYVRPCLEEPQTVPPGGGILRAQMYRNGMLDLWDHRTPQRKRKLVCRYRTGRGNPLVLFKEEVEWDQPTILRYHDFLSEGEIDTIKTLARPKLSRAKVIDPVTGQKVSAASRVSKSAWLSEDEDPVITQINQRIADVTGLELETAEELQIANYGIGGQYEPHYDSKLTNDSDFQLRGGRISTVLIYMSDVDIGGATVFPVIGAALQPKRGTAVLWFNLLRNGDEDARTLHAACPVFVGNKWVANKWIRSHGQEFRRKCSAIKSD; this is translated from the exons TCCTCCAGGTGGCGGCATTCTGCGGGCACAGATGTATCGCAATGGCATGCTCGACCTGTGGGACCACCGA ACAccacagagaaagagaaaactgGTGTGCAGGTACAGAACAGGAAGAGGAAACCCGCTGGTGCTATTCAAAGAGGAAGTGGAGTGGGATCAGCCTACAATACTACGATACCATGACTTTCTTTCTGAAGGAGAGATAGACACCATCAAAACACTGGCCAGGCCAAAG CTTTCCAGAGCTAAAGTCATAGATCCAGTCACTGGGCAAAAAGTTTCTGCTGCATCCCGTGTGTCAAAAAG TGCATGGCTCTCTGAAGATGAAGATCCTGTGATCACACAGATCAACCAAAGAATCGCTGATGTCACTGGTCTAGAATTGGAGACAGCAGAGGAGCTCCAG ATTGCAAATTATGGAATTGGAGGCCAGTATGAGCCACATTATGACTCAAAG CTGACAAATGACTCAGACTTTCAACTCAGAGGAGGCCGGATTTCTACTGTCCTAATCTAT ATGAGTGATGTGGACATTGGTGGG gcAACAGTGTTTCCTGTCATTGGTGCAGCTCTTCAGCCAAAGAGG GGTACAGCAGTGTTGTGGTTTAACCTGCTAAGAAATGGAGATGAAGATGCCAGAACTTTACATGCAGCATGTCCTGTGTTTGTAGGCAATAAATGGG TTGCCAACAAGTGGATTCGTTCTCATGGGCAAGAGTTCAGAAGAAAGTGCTCTGCGATCAAATCTGATTAA